From the genome of Parazoarcus communis, one region includes:
- a CDS encoding BON domain-containing protein — MTPSHTRRKLLLGLCAAGTLPLLQGCFPVVATGVGAGAMMIADRRSSGVYVEDEGIEWKAASRLREQFGTINHINVTSYNRNVLLTGEVQNETVRAEAERIIAGVENVRGIINELAIGPASSMSARANDSLITSNVKARFVDGQHFSANHVKVVTEANVVFLMGLVTRAEADAASAIASTSQGVRKVVRVFDYISDDEARRLDAPAGSKSKQ, encoded by the coding sequence ATGACCCCATCCCATACCCGCCGCAAACTGCTTCTCGGCCTTTGCGCCGCCGGCACCCTGCCCTTGCTGCAAGGCTGCTTCCCGGTCGTGGCCACCGGCGTCGGCGCCGGCGCCATGATGATCGCCGACCGTCGCAGCTCCGGCGTCTACGTAGAAGACGAAGGCATCGAGTGGAAGGCAGCCAGCCGCCTGCGCGAGCAGTTCGGCACCATCAACCACATCAATGTCACGTCCTACAACCGCAACGTACTGCTCACCGGTGAGGTGCAGAACGAAACCGTACGCGCGGAAGCCGAGCGCATCATCGCCGGCGTGGAGAACGTGCGCGGGATCATCAACGAGCTCGCGATCGGCCCGGCGTCGTCAATGAGCGCTCGCGCCAACGACAGCCTGATCACCTCCAACGTCAAGGCCCGTTTCGTGGATGGCCAGCATTTCTCCGCCAACCACGTGAAGGTCGTCACCGAGGCCAACGTCGTCTTCCTGATGGGACTGGTGACGCGCGCCGAGGCCGACGCGGCCAGCGCCATCGCAAGCACCAGCCAGGGCGTGCGCAAGGTCGTGCGGGTGTTCGACTACATCAGCGACGACGAGGCACGTCGCCTGGACGCGCCCGCCGGCAGCAAGTCGAAACAGTAA
- the rsmI gene encoding 16S rRNA (cytidine(1402)-2'-O)-methyltransferase, with protein sequence MTDSSARLLSRTPSLYVVATPLGNLGDISARAQGILAAVDVIAAEDTRHSQRLMEACGVRTRLVALHQHNEQRAAGQLVEWLAAGQHVALITDAGTPAVSDPGAKAVARVREAGYPVVPVPGACAAIAALSVSGFAEGGFRFVGFLSPKSGARRASLAALVEDRDALVFYEAPHRVLECVTDMAAVFGPAREILVAREMTKLHEEIVRMPLGEAVAWFEADSNRVRGEFVLVVDGAPEQEGLGVEAERVLDLLLGELPVKTAARIAAEITGAPKNALYARALALKDAD encoded by the coding sequence ATGACCGACTCTTCTGCAAGGCTCCTTTCCAGGACGCCGTCATTATATGTAGTGGCGACGCCGCTGGGAAATCTGGGTGACATATCCGCGCGGGCTCAGGGAATCCTGGCTGCGGTCGATGTCATTGCGGCCGAAGATACCCGCCATAGCCAGCGCTTGATGGAGGCGTGCGGCGTTCGTACCCGGCTGGTTGCCCTGCATCAGCACAACGAGCAGCGCGCGGCCGGGCAACTGGTGGAGTGGCTGGCGGCCGGGCAGCATGTGGCGCTCATCACCGATGCGGGCACGCCTGCGGTGTCGGACCCGGGGGCGAAGGCAGTGGCCCGGGTGCGGGAGGCAGGGTATCCGGTGGTGCCGGTTCCCGGTGCCTGTGCCGCGATCGCGGCGCTGTCGGTGTCCGGGTTTGCGGAGGGCGGTTTTCGCTTCGTCGGATTCCTGTCACCCAAGTCCGGCGCCCGTCGTGCATCGCTGGCGGCGCTGGTGGAGGATCGCGACGCCCTGGTGTTCTACGAGGCGCCCCATCGGGTGCTTGAGTGCGTCACCGACATGGCCGCAGTGTTCGGGCCTGCACGCGAGATTCTGGTGGCGCGCGAGATGACGAAGCTGCACGAGGAGATCGTGCGCATGCCGCTGGGCGAGGCCGTCGCCTGGTTCGAAGCGGACAGCAACCGGGTGCGCGGCGAGTTCGTGCTGGTGGTCGATGGCGCGCCTGAGCAGGAAGGCCTGGGGGTGGAGGCCGAGCGCGTGCTCGACCTGCTGCTTGGCGAATTGCCGGTAAAGACGGCCGCGCGGATCGCGGCCGAGATCACCGGGGCACCCAAGAATGCGCTTTATGCGCGGGCGCTGGCACTCAAGGACGCCGACTGA
- a CDS encoding phosphoheptose isomerase: protein MDLIDRISRHFEDSAQTKLASIEWMAAPIAQAVEAMTGCLINNGKILACGNGGSAADAQHFAAELVNRFEMERPPLAAVALTTDSSTLTSIGNDYDFVQIFSKQVRALGQPGDVLLAISTSGNSPNVIDAINAAHEREMRVIALTGKGGGSIAALLGDDDIHLCVPADRTARIQEVHLLVLHCLCDGIDCLLLGVED, encoded by the coding sequence ATGGACCTGATTGACAGAATTTCCCGCCACTTCGAGGACAGCGCGCAGACCAAGCTCGCCTCGATCGAGTGGATGGCTGCACCCATTGCGCAGGCCGTGGAGGCCATGACCGGCTGCCTGATCAACAACGGCAAGATCCTAGCCTGCGGCAACGGCGGATCGGCAGCCGACGCCCAGCACTTCGCAGCCGAACTGGTCAACCGCTTCGAGATGGAGCGCCCGCCATTGGCGGCGGTGGCACTGACCACCGACAGTTCCACCCTGACCTCGATCGGCAACGACTACGACTTCGTACAGATCTTTTCCAAGCAGGTTCGCGCACTGGGACAACCGGGCGACGTCCTGCTGGCGATTTCGACCAGCGGCAATTCGCCGAACGTCATCGACGCCATCAACGCAGCACACGAACGCGAAATGCGCGTCATTGCCCTGACCGGCAAGGGCGGCGGCTCGATTGCCGCCCTGCTCGGCGACGACGACATTCATCTGTGCGTGCCGGCCGATCGCACCGCGCGCATCCAGGAAGTCCACCTGCTCGTCCTGCACTGCCTGTGCGACGGCATCGATTGTCTGCTATTAGGAGTGGAAGACTGA
- a CDS encoding YraN family protein, translating to MKKSAEGGRTSIVGARATPAQARGKIAEDLAAAHLERNGLQILARNVRCRGGEVDLIGLEHGTLVFVEVRLRGNSRFGGAAASITAEKQRRVVHAARWWLSGDGRGHAKRPCRFDAILFDAPDANHLNWIRAAFDAD from the coding sequence ATGAAGAAGTCAGCAGAAGGGGGCAGGACATCGATTGTCGGCGCGCGGGCGACTCCGGCGCAAGCGCGCGGGAAAATTGCCGAAGATCTCGCAGCAGCGCACCTCGAGCGCAACGGCCTGCAGATCCTCGCGCGCAACGTGCGCTGCCGCGGCGGCGAGGTCGACCTGATCGGGCTCGAGCACGGCACACTTGTCTTCGTCGAAGTGCGCCTGCGCGGCAATTCACGCTTCGGCGGCGCTGCAGCGAGCATCACCGCAGAGAAGCAAAGGCGCGTCGTGCATGCCGCGCGCTGGTGGCTGAGCGGCGACGGCCGCGGCCACGCCAAGCGCCCGTGCCGCTTCGACGCCATCCTGTTCGATGCCCCCGACGCAAACCACCTCAACTGGATCAGGGCTGCGTTCGACGCAGACTGA
- the mraZ gene encoding division/cell wall cluster transcriptional repressor MraZ translates to MFQGAAALSLDAKGRLAIPSRHRDALAVENGQVVITAHPHGCLIVYPVPAWEPIRDKVLSAPSLDPVSAQLKRLLVGFAQDEALDSAGRVLIAPSLRQFARLEKQVWLVGQGSHFELWSDAGWQKQQEAMMALAGTGLPPGFESLAL, encoded by the coding sequence ATGTTTCAGGGAGCCGCAGCGCTGAGTCTCGATGCGAAGGGTCGCCTTGCGATTCCCTCGCGGCATCGTGACGCGCTTGCTGTTGAGAATGGGCAGGTGGTCATCACCGCCCATCCTCACGGCTGCCTGATCGTTTACCCGGTTCCTGCGTGGGAGCCGATCCGTGACAAGGTCTTGAGTGCGCCCAGCCTCGACCCGGTCTCGGCCCAGCTGAAGCGACTCCTCGTCGGCTTTGCCCAGGATGAGGCGCTCGACAGCGCCGGGCGCGTGCTGATTGCGCCTTCCCTGCGGCAGTTCGCCCGTCTCGAAAAACAGGTCTGGCTGGTGGGTCAGGGCAGCCACTTCGAACTCTGGTCCGACGCTGGCTGGCAGAAACAGCAGGAAGCCATGATGGCGCTGGCAGGCACCGGGTTGCCGCCTGGCTTTGAGAGTCTGGCGCTATGA
- the pyrC gene encoding dihydroorotase — protein sequence MHTITLTRPDDWHLHVRDGDALATVVPHTAQRFGRALIMPNLRPPVTTTEQALAYRDRILAAVPQGVRFEPLMSLYLTDNMPPDEIDRAKASGAIVAAKLYPAGATTNSDAGVTSVDKIYPVLERMEACGMVLCVHGEVTAGDVDVFDRERVFIERVLSPVVRRFPGLKVVFEHITTAEAAQFVRAAGAHVGATVTAHHLLLNRNAIFAGGIRPHHYCLPVLKRETHRQALVEAVASGNPRFFLGTDSAPHARSAKESACGCAGCYTAHAGIELYAEVFEAAGALDRLEAFASLNGPAFYGLKPNPERITLQRETWQVPESYGYLGADPLVPLRAGESVAWKLVP from the coding sequence ATGCACACGATTACCCTGACCCGCCCGGATGACTGGCATCTGCATGTCCGCGACGGCGATGCGCTTGCCACCGTTGTGCCCCACACTGCGCAACGCTTCGGCCGCGCCCTGATCATGCCGAACCTGCGTCCTCCGGTCACCACGACGGAACAGGCGCTGGCCTATCGCGATCGGATCCTCGCGGCCGTGCCGCAGGGCGTGCGTTTCGAGCCTCTGATGAGCCTGTATCTCACGGACAACATGCCGCCTGACGAGATCGACAGGGCCAAGGCCAGTGGTGCGATCGTGGCAGCGAAGCTCTATCCCGCGGGGGCGACCACCAATTCCGATGCAGGTGTGACCTCGGTCGACAAGATCTATCCCGTGCTCGAGCGCATGGAAGCGTGCGGCATGGTGCTGTGCGTGCATGGCGAGGTGACCGCCGGCGATGTCGACGTCTTCGATCGCGAACGTGTCTTCATCGAGCGCGTGCTGTCGCCGGTGGTGCGGCGTTTCCCCGGGCTGAAGGTGGTGTTCGAGCACATCACGACAGCCGAGGCCGCGCAGTTCGTGCGTGCGGCCGGGGCGCACGTCGGCGCGACAGTGACCGCACATCACCTGTTGCTCAACCGGAATGCCATCTTTGCCGGCGGCATCCGTCCGCATCACTACTGCCTTCCGGTGCTCAAGCGCGAAACGCATCGTCAGGCGCTCGTCGAAGCGGTGGCTTCGGGCAATCCGCGCTTCTTCCTCGGCACCGACTCCGCACCCCATGCGCGCAGCGCCAAGGAGTCTGCATGTGGGTGCGCTGGCTGTTACACCGCCCATGCGGGCATCGAACTGTATGCGGAAGTCTTTGAGGCTGCCGGAGCGCTCGACCGGCTTGAGGCCTTCGCGAGTCTGAACGGACCTGCGTTCTACGGCCTCAAGCCGAACCCCGAGCGCATCACGCTGCAGCGTGAGACCTGGCAGGTGCCTGAGTCCTACGGCTATCTCGGTGCGGATCCTCTGGTTCCGCTGCGCGCGGGAGAGTCCGTGGCGTGGAAGCTGGTGCCCTGA
- the mpl gene encoding UDP-N-acetylmuramate:L-alanyl-gamma-D-glutamyl-meso-diaminopimelate ligase, producing MHIHILGICGTFMGGVALLARAAGHRVTGCDANVYPPMSTQLEEQGIELTEGFDPAQLALEPDVFVVGNAISRGNPLLEAILDRGLPYVSGPQWLAEHVLAGRWVLGVAGTHGKTTTTSLLAWILEDAGLNPGFLVGGVPQNFGLSARLTESPFFVIEADEYDTAFCDKRSKFVHYRPRTAILNNLEFDHADIFADLPAIETQFHHLVRTLPASGRIIANGAEAALHRVIERGCWSELEWFNTAEGWSAGVGASDAEAVFSLAGRELGRVELPLAGSHNRDNALAAIAAARHVGVTPAQSIASLAKFAGIKRRLEVRGVVEGVTVYDDFAHHPTAIALTVEGLRRRHPEGRILAVLEPRSNTMKLGVMKDQLPRSLAHADRVFCYTRGLGWDAAGALAPLGAVAACHDDLDALVADVVRAVQPGDHVLVMSNGGFGGVHQKLLTALVRA from the coding sequence ATGCATATCCATATTCTCGGCATCTGCGGCACCTTCATGGGCGGGGTGGCGCTGCTTGCCCGTGCCGCCGGTCATCGGGTCACCGGTTGCGATGCCAACGTCTATCCGCCGATGAGCACTCAGCTCGAAGAGCAGGGCATTGAACTCACCGAGGGCTTTGATCCGGCGCAACTCGCGCTCGAACCTGACGTGTTCGTGGTCGGTAACGCCATTTCGCGCGGCAATCCGCTGCTTGAGGCGATTCTCGATCGTGGCCTGCCCTATGTGTCGGGGCCGCAGTGGCTGGCGGAGCATGTGCTCGCGGGGCGCTGGGTGCTCGGTGTGGCGGGCACGCATGGGAAGACGACCACGACCTCGCTGCTGGCATGGATCCTCGAGGATGCCGGGCTCAATCCCGGCTTTCTGGTCGGCGGCGTGCCGCAGAACTTCGGGCTGTCCGCGCGGCTGACCGAATCGCCCTTCTTCGTGATCGAGGCCGACGAATACGACACCGCTTTCTGCGACAAGCGTTCCAAGTTTGTGCACTACCGCCCGCGGACCGCGATTCTCAACAATCTCGAATTCGATCACGCCGACATCTTCGCCGATCTGCCTGCGATCGAAACGCAGTTTCATCACCTGGTCCGCACGCTGCCGGCGAGTGGCCGGATCATTGCCAATGGCGCTGAGGCGGCACTGCACAGGGTGATCGAGCGTGGTTGCTGGTCGGAACTCGAGTGGTTCAATACCGCAGAGGGCTGGTCTGCGGGTGTCGGCGCGTCCGACGCCGAGGCAGTGTTCTCGCTGGCAGGGCGTGAGCTCGGGCGGGTTGAACTGCCTCTGGCGGGCAGTCACAACCGCGACAACGCCCTCGCGGCCATTGCCGCAGCCCGTCATGTCGGGGTGACGCCGGCGCAGTCAATCGCCAGTCTGGCGAAGTTTGCGGGCATCAAGCGCCGGCTGGAGGTTCGGGGCGTGGTGGAAGGCGTCACCGTGTATGACGACTTTGCACATCATCCGACGGCGATCGCACTGACCGTCGAAGGCCTGCGGCGGCGTCACCCCGAAGGGCGCATTCTCGCCGTTCTTGAGCCGCGCTCGAACACGATGAAGCTGGGGGTGATGAAGGATCAGTTGCCGCGCAGCCTGGCGCATGCAGACCGTGTGTTCTGCTATACCCGTGGTCTGGGCTGGGATGCCGCTGGCGCCCTGGCGCCGCTGGGAGCAGTGGCGGCCTGCCATGACGATCTGGATGCGCTGGTGGCCGATGTGGTGCGCGCAGTACAGCCCGGTGACCACGTGCTGGTCATGAGCAACGGCGGATTTGGCGGTGTGCACCAGAAGCTGCTCACGGCGCTTGTGCGCGCCTGA
- the aroQ gene encoding type II 3-dehydroquinate dehydratase codes for MTRSKRSQQAESPPPPQARILVLHGPNLNLLGSREPDIYGKTTLSDIHAAMESRARADSVLLESFQSNHEGQLIDRVQAAASEGVAFIIINPAAYTHTSVALRDALAAVQIPYVEVHLSNVHAREPFRQHSYFSDRAVGVVCGLGAYGYLAALEFALTRLREHNN; via the coding sequence ATGACGCGCTCAAAACGCAGCCAACAAGCCGAATCGCCCCCGCCGCCGCAAGCTCGAATACTGGTCCTTCATGGCCCGAATCTGAACCTGCTCGGCAGTCGCGAACCCGATATCTACGGCAAAACCACACTATCCGACATCCATGCTGCCATGGAGTCGCGCGCTCGTGCGGACAGCGTATTGCTCGAATCCTTCCAGAGCAACCACGAAGGCCAGCTGATCGATCGGGTGCAGGCTGCGGCAAGCGAAGGCGTCGCCTTCATCATCATCAACCCGGCCGCTTACACCCACACCAGTGTCGCACTGCGCGACGCACTGGCTGCGGTACAGATTCCGTACGTGGAAGTTCACCTGTCCAACGTCCACGCTCGCGAACCGTTCCGTCAGCACTCGTATTTTTCGGACCGGGCAGTCGGAGTCGTCTGCGGTCTGGGCGCCTACGGCTATCTCGCCGCACTCGAATTCGCACTCACCCGTCTGCGGGAACACAACAACTAG
- a CDS encoding TlpA family protein disulfide reductase, producing MNRYLQYGLIAAVAGIAGIAGYFTSQIGDSAGSSTTSTASAGTTEALLALALPDTEGHMQPLAQWRGKVIVANFWATWCPPCRREIPDFSAASRSFGDAPVQFVGLSIDSLDKVKAFKAEFDVPYPLLIASADVLALGPGFGNAAQGLPFTVIIDRQGVARHVKVGTLNQDELERKIRPLIDDKS from the coding sequence ATGAACCGATACCTCCAGTACGGCCTGATCGCTGCAGTCGCAGGCATTGCCGGCATCGCCGGCTACTTCACGAGCCAGATCGGCGACTCGGCCGGATCCTCCACCACATCCACTGCATCGGCAGGCACCACCGAAGCACTGCTGGCGCTGGCGCTCCCGGACACCGAGGGTCACATGCAGCCGCTGGCGCAATGGCGGGGCAAGGTCATCGTGGCCAACTTCTGGGCAACCTGGTGCCCACCCTGCCGCCGCGAGATCCCGGACTTCTCCGCAGCCAGTCGCAGCTTCGGTGATGCGCCGGTGCAGTTCGTCGGGCTCAGTATCGACTCGCTCGACAAGGTAAAGGCCTTCAAGGCCGAATTTGATGTGCCCTACCCGCTGCTGATCGCATCGGCAGATGTGCTCGCACTGGGCCCGGGATTCGGCAATGCAGCACAGGGCTTGCCATTCACGGTGATCATCGACCGTCAGGGCGTCGCGCGCCATGTCAAGGTCGGGACCTTGAATCAGGACGAACTCGAGCGCAAAATTCGCCCGCTGATCGACGACAAGTCCTGA